A single region of the Streptomyces vilmorinianum genome encodes:
- a CDS encoding Rv2175c family DNA-binding protein gives MTEIDARIDALVPAWLYLPDIAEMLDVEVTRVRQLVKEGQLIAVRRGENRALQVPAAFIDGDKVVKGLSGTLTLLKDDGFTDEEMLEWLFTPDPTLPGTPAQALSENRGTEVKRRAQALAV, from the coding sequence GTGACCGAGATTGACGCAAGAATCGATGCTCTCGTCCCCGCCTGGCTCTACCTCCCCGACATCGCGGAAATGCTCGATGTCGAGGTGACGCGCGTCCGGCAGCTGGTCAAGGAGGGCCAGCTCATCGCCGTGCGCCGTGGTGAGAACCGGGCGCTTCAGGTGCCCGCCGCCTTCATCGACGGCGACAAGGTGGTCAAGGGTCTCTCCGGGACCCTGACGCTCCTGAAGGACGACGGCTTCACCGACGAAGAGATGCTGGAGTGGCTCTTCACTCCCGACCCGACCCTGCCGGGCACGCCCGCGCAGGCGCTGAGCGAGAATCGCGGCACGGAGGTGAAGCGCCGCGCCCAGGCGCTCGCCGTCTGA
- a CDS encoding NAD(P)/FAD-dependent oxidoreductase → MSEQKQAQQRVVIVGAGMAGVQTAVALREQGFTGPVVLIGAEPHQPYDRPPLSKAVLLGKAEDSAFDVDFEALSVDLRLGLDVTGLRPDDHEIDTEAGPVPYGVLVLATGAEPVTLPGTEGVPGVHLLRTLDDAARLKPVLERRHDIVVVGAGWIGAEFATAAREAGCAVTVVEAADRPLAGALPAEVTAPMVRWYEESGAELLTHARVDRIEPGTVVLADGRRLPADAVVVGIGARPATGWLAGSGIALDAGGSVTADDRLRTSLPDVYAVGDCASFPSARYGERLLVHHWDNALQGPRTVAADIIGAAPQVDAAPQVYDPVPYFWSEQFGRFVQYAGHHTGAAELVHRGDSAGPSWSALWLRDGVLVALLAVGRPRDLAQGRKLIESGTRIDPERAADPSVPLKAAVL, encoded by the coding sequence GCCGCACCAGCCCTACGACCGGCCGCCCCTGTCCAAGGCGGTCCTCCTCGGCAAGGCCGAGGACTCGGCCTTCGACGTCGACTTCGAGGCGCTCTCCGTCGATCTGCGCCTCGGTCTCGACGTGACCGGCCTGCGCCCCGACGACCACGAGATCGACACGGAGGCCGGGCCCGTTCCGTACGGCGTCCTGGTCCTCGCGACCGGCGCCGAGCCGGTCACCCTGCCCGGCACCGAGGGCGTGCCCGGAGTCCATCTGCTGCGCACCCTCGACGACGCCGCCCGCCTCAAGCCCGTCCTGGAACGGCGCCACGACATCGTGGTGGTCGGCGCCGGCTGGATCGGCGCCGAGTTCGCCACCGCCGCGCGCGAGGCGGGGTGCGCGGTCACCGTCGTCGAGGCCGCCGACCGCCCGCTCGCCGGCGCGCTGCCCGCCGAGGTCACCGCCCCGATGGTGCGGTGGTACGAGGAGAGCGGCGCCGAACTCCTCACCCACGCGCGCGTGGACCGGATCGAACCCGGCACGGTCGTCCTGGCCGACGGCCGGCGGCTGCCCGCCGACGCGGTCGTCGTCGGCATCGGCGCCCGGCCCGCCACCGGCTGGCTCGCCGGCTCCGGCATCGCCCTCGACGCGGGCGGCTCCGTCACCGCCGACGACCGGCTGCGCACCTCCCTGCCCGATGTGTACGCCGTCGGCGACTGCGCCTCCTTCCCCTCCGCCCGCTACGGCGAACGGCTCCTGGTCCACCACTGGGACAACGCCCTGCAGGGCCCGCGCACCGTCGCGGCCGACATCATCGGCGCCGCCCCCCAGGTCGACGCGGCCCCCCAGGTCTACGACCCGGTGCCCTACTTCTGGTCCGAGCAGTTCGGCCGCTTCGTCCAGTACGCCGGACACCACACGGGCGCCGCCGAACTGGTCCATCGCGGTGATTCGGCCGGGCCCTCCTGGTCCGCGCTCTGGCTGCGCGACGGCGTCCTGGTCGCCCTGCTCGCCGTCGGACGCCCCCGCGACCTGGCCCAGGGCCGCAAGCTGATCGAGTCCGGCACCCGGATCGACCCGGAGCGCGCCGCGGACCCGTCCGTCCCCCTGAAGGCGGCAGTCCTGTAG
- the thiE gene encoding thiamine phosphate synthase, whose protein sequence is MSTPREQLADARLYLCTDARRRQGDLPAFLDAVLSSGVDIVQLRDKGMEAGEELEHLAVFADACRRHGKLLAVNDRADVAHAIGSDVLHLGQGDLPVPAARAILGDEVLIGRSCHAESEAAAAAAEPGVDYFCTGPCWPTPTKPGRYAPGLGLVRYAAALEQDRPWFAIGGIDETNLDEVLDAGARRIVVVRAITEADDPAAATARLAKRVRERLA, encoded by the coding sequence ATGTCCACGCCTCGCGAGCAGCTCGCCGACGCCCGGCTCTACCTGTGCACGGACGCCCGCAGGCGCCAGGGAGACCTGCCCGCCTTCCTGGACGCCGTGCTCTCCTCCGGCGTGGACATCGTGCAGCTGCGGGACAAGGGCATGGAGGCCGGCGAGGAGCTGGAGCACCTCGCCGTGTTCGCCGACGCGTGCCGTCGCCACGGCAAGCTGCTCGCCGTGAACGACCGGGCCGACGTCGCCCACGCCATCGGCTCCGACGTGCTGCACCTGGGCCAGGGCGACCTTCCCGTGCCCGCAGCCCGGGCGATCCTCGGCGACGAGGTGCTGATCGGCCGTTCCTGCCACGCCGAGTCCGAGGCCGCCGCGGCCGCCGCCGAGCCGGGCGTGGACTACTTCTGCACCGGCCCCTGCTGGCCCACCCCCACCAAGCCGGGTCGGTACGCGCCGGGGCTCGGCCTCGTGCGCTACGCGGCCGCGCTGGAGCAGGACCGGCCCTGGTTCGCCATCGGCGGCATCGACGAGACCAACCTCGACGAGGTCCTGGACGCCGGCGCGCGCCGGATCGTCGTCGTCCGGGCGATCACCGAGGCCGACGACCCGGCCGCGGCGACGGCCCGGCTGGCCAAGCGGGTCCGCGAGCGCCTGGCATAA